Within the uncultured Methanobrevibacter sp. genome, the region TCTCTGTTCCTGAGGTGATATATGCATCTGGCTTTGCTAAAGTCAATATTGTCGATTCAATCTTCAGTGATATTATCGGCTCAGCCGTATCAGGCAATCCAGTTTTAACAGTAAACAATTCAATTTTTGAAAAATTCTCTGCATTTTACCATAGAAGTGGTGTTGAAAGCTATAACTGTCTGTTCCCAGTTACAAAATCCATTGAAATTTACAATTCATTGTTTAGGAATAATGTTATGGGAATTGTTAATTTGCGTCCAATGACATATTCATCAAGTCCCCTTCTGGGCGCTACAATATCTGATGGTGTAAGCTATGACGTTTACGCTTATATTGAAAATTCAACATTTGTAGGCAACGTATTTAGAGAAATGAACAACTACTATTCAAGCAATGGTATAGGATTGCAGATATGGGAAATTCATGATTCTTTTCATGGATTTGTCAATAACTGTTCTTTTATAGATAATGAAGGTTCAATTCTCATTGCCGATAGCGTAAATAATTCCAGATTCATTAATAACTCCGGAAAATCATCAGGGGGAGGAATATTTGTTAAAGCGTCATTGATTAATAATTCATTATTCATGGGAAATGTCAATTTGTATCGTGAAGGTTCCGGAGCTTATATTGGTGAGGGAATAGCCAGTGCAGATTTGATATTGAATTCAGTATTCATTAAAAACAAGGCTGCATTCGGTGGTGCAGTTTCAGATACAAAAGAGATTCACTATTCCGTATTTTTTAATAATACTGCGGAATATGAAGGTGATGATATTTATTCATACGATGGGGATGTTGATTACTCAAGCAACTGGTGGGGAGATAATCAAAAACCCGGGTCAGATAGAATATTCAAGTTTCTGGGCACATTGACATTGAATGATTGGGTGATAATGACATTGGAATATGTTTCAAGCAGTGAAATCAGGGCTAGCTTAAACCACATTAGGGCTAATTCAAGCACATATCTTTTAAACCACAACATGCCTGAGCGTTTGGTCAGATTCTCAGTTGAAGGCGGTAGCATTTCTCCTGAGATTGCTTTGTTGATAAACGGTTCTGCTTATGCAAATCTTGATTATGACAGATATACCTCCGATTTTAAAGCATATGCTCAAATTGATAATCAAATTTTGGATGTTGATGTTAGAAATGCAAACACTCGTATAGTGATGGAAGATATTGCTCTTAAAGGCAATCAAAATAAATTTAATCTAACTTTAATCAATGTAAATGGGTACAGGATATCTAATCAAAATCTGGTAGTCGAAATAATTGATAAAAACAATAAAAGTTCCACTTTTACCATAAAGACTGATGAAAAAGGTTTTGCCGAGTTCAATGTGGATTATCCGATTGGAATTTACACTGCTAATGTTAAATTTTTAGGAAACGGATTTTTCGATAAATGTGAGGCAAGTGCAAAAATAGAGATTTTGCCTTCAATAACTTACATTAATGCATACAATCACACATATTATGGTAAAAACAATAAGTTTCAAGCATTCTTAACCGGAGAAAATGGAATAAAACTGGTTAATTTGACTTTAACATACACCATAACAGATTCAAAAGGCAATGTGAAATCTGTCAGCGTAAACACTGACTCTTATGGTATCGGTGAAGTGATGTTAAACTTGGATGTCGGCCAATATAGCGTTAAATGTGAGTATTTGGGTAATGGGTGGTATCTGCCAAGTTCATGTATGGTGAATATTGCAATCTATCCGGTAAGGTCAAACATCACAGCAGAAAACGTTACCTTATATGGTCAGGGCAATATTTATAATATTACTTTAAGGGATGGCTATGGTACTCTAATTCGAGGAGAAAATGTTTATGTGGAGATTTCCCAAGGTAATGCCTCTGATAAATTCACAATAAAGACAAATGATGATGGTGTTGCGAGTTTGGCGATTAATTATCTTCCCGGAACTTATGATGTCCATGTCAGATTTGTTGGTGATGAGTTGTATGGTCCTTCACAGGCTTCATCTGTAATAAATGTGGAAAAAGTTTTAACTATTGTTTCCGGATTCTATCATGTAAAAATTCCGTTAAATGGTTTATATAATGTTGTTTTAACAGATATGAATGGACGTCGTTTAATCAATCAGTCTGTAGTCCTAAACATGTATCAGGGAAAATTAATAAAAAGTTATGTTGCAAATACTGATGGAAATGGTGAAGCATCATTCATTATTGATTTGGCTGAAGGAAATTACCTTGCAACAATGGAATATGGTGGAAACAACTGGTATGCCGATTCTTCAAGTGGTGCAACAGTAATCATAACAAAAGATGCTGTACTGCAAAATATTCAGATAAATGCAAGCGATTTGGTACAGTATTATGGCGAAGATAAATTTTTCATGATTAATTTCAACGATCCGAATGCATATACTCAGTATGGCAAGGAAATTCTTGTTACAATTTCTTCAGGAGGATGGCAAAAAGCATATTCTGTATATACTGACGTATTTGGTCTTGCAAGGTTGCAGATCAATTTAAATCCTGGTGAATATGATGTCCATTATAAATATTCAAATAGTTATTATAACATATTTGGCGAAGGGTTTAACAAAATAAGCGTATTTAAAACTCCTACTACAATATTTGCCAACGATTTGATAATGAATAAAAAAGATTCTCGAATTTTTGAGATATTTTTAAGGGATGTAAACAATAATCCGATTAAAAATATGCAGATAAATGCAAGCATCGGGAAAATTAAGTATAATCTGACAACCAATGATGAAGGCATTGCCAAATTGATACTTGATTTGGATGTTGGAGAATACATAATCAAATATGCTTTTGATAATCCAAATTATATCGCTTCTTCATCTCAATCACGTATTTTAGTAGTCGATTCTGATAAAACTCCTTCAACATTGATATCTTCTGATGCAATAGGTTTTGACAGTCAAACATTAAATTATGTCGTTAATCTTAAGGATAGCTTGGATAATGGAATTGCTTCTTCACAAATATCACTTCAATTATTGACATTCGAAGGTAATATGGTATTGTTTAAATCTGCATTAACTGATGAAGCGGGTCGTGCAAGTTTTGATTTAGATTTGGATAGTGGACAATACCTTGTTAAAGTATCTTTCCCGGGAAATAACTTTTATTTGGGAAGTTCAAATACAAAAACCATTACAATTGAGTCAAAAGACAATAAGGTTAAAACAATTTTATATGTTGGTGAAACTCAGCTGTCTGACTCTTCCAAGTTTTATGTTGTATTGAGTGACATGAATGGAACATTAATTAAGAATGCCAGCATCAAATTCATGATAAACAATAAACAATATCTATCAAAAACAGATGATATGGGAAGAGCGTATCTGAATATAGGATTATCTCCTAATTCATATTTGATTAGGGCTGCCTTCGATGGCAATGAAATATTCAAGGAATCTAAAGTATCAGCTAAAGTTTTCATATCAGGCTTATCTACACTGTTGCATGCTCAAAAATTAGTTAAATACTATAGGAATGGAACTCAATTTCATGCAATACTTTTGGATAATGATAATAATCCTCTTCCAGGCAAAACAATATCTGTTCTGCTTGATGGTGTGTATTATAACTGCACAACAGATTCAAAAGGTTGGATTACATTGAATATTGAGTTAAAGCCAGGATTTTATGATGTGGAATGTTATTATTATGGAAGTGACGCTTCTCAAAATTCATTCGATAAAACTAATATTACAGTCCTTTCAACTGTCGTTGGTCAGGATAGTGTAAAATACTACTCTGACGGCCCATACCTTAATGTAACCTTCTTGGACGGTCAGGGAAATCCAATTAATAATGTCTCATTCATTATCAATGTCGATTCTAAAAATTATCATGCGATATTGAACGGTAATGTTTTTTACTTTAATTTAAATCTGGAACCTGGTGAACACATAATCTCTTTTACAAACCCTTACGACGGTTTGTCAGTAGCATATAAGCTAACTGTTCTTCCGACTGTCGTTGCAGATAGCCTAACTAAAGTCTTCAATAACGGATCTTATTATGTCGCTTCATTTGTAGATAAGACTGGAAAACCGTTAAAAAACAGAAATGTGGATATCGTAATAAATGGATTAAAATATGTTGAAAAAACAGATTCTCAGGGTGTAGTTAAACTTAAAATGAATCTGAAACCTGATAGATATCTTGTGACTGCTATAAATCCTTTAACTAAGGACTATGTTGAAAATACAGTTAACGTTTTACCGTCTATTGTTCAAAACAAAAATGTTGTCATGTATTATGGCTCAACTAAATCATATACTGTAAAAATCATTGGAAATGATGGCAAAGTAGTCGGTTCGGGAAAAATAGTTAAATTTAATGTCAATGGCAAAACATATAAGGTTAAAACAAATAAAAAAGGAATCGCTTCGTTGAAGTTAAAATTAAATGTTGGAAAATATACTATAACTGCTGGCTATAATGGGTATAAGGTATCCAATAAGATAACTGTGAAATCACTTTTGAGTGCTAAAAATATTGTTGTCAAAAAATCAAAAGTGGCGAAATTTAAAGCCAAGTTGGTTAATAAAAATGCTAAGCCATTGAATGGTAAAAAAATTACATTTAAAATCAAAGGTAAATCATATAAGGTTAAAACAAATAAAAAAGGAATTGCCGTTTTGAAATTGAAATTGAAAGTGGGGAAGTATGTAGTTAAATCAAGCTATGGTAAATCCAAAATAACAAACAAAATCATCGTTAAAAAATAACTTTCAAAATTTACAATCTATGATTAATTAAAATTGTAACTTAAAGGTTTCAATGGTGTTTTATTAACTAGTTTTGTTGTTTTTTTCCATTTAAGTTATTTTTTGAAATTTTAAATGTTAAGCATATACATTGAAGTCAGGGAAAATGATTCCCTAGACTTAAACTAAAAAAATTTTTTCAGTAACACGAGTGTTACAATTAATATTATTAAAAATGCTTTATTTAAATATTTAGTTATTTTAGTATGCCTAAAAATTAATAATGCTTTTGTCTATTGTTTATTTTGGTATTATAAATGTTGGTGTCGTATATTTTGTATATTCTAGTTGTTTTTAGTAAAATTCAAATTTTGTTTTAAGTTAAATAATCGCCTAATTTATAATAGCATAATTTATTTTAAATAGTTAAAACAAATATATTTAGACTGGTGAATTTTTATGAACTATAAATATTTAATAGCAATCCTGTTTGCATGTTTGTTGATTATTCCATTTTCATTTGCAAGCGATAATCAGACATTATTGGATGGCGGTGCAGTATCCAGTAATGAAAATAGTTACTATTTTGATGCTTCCTGTGAAAATGATAATGGAAACGGATCTTTGGAAAATCCATATAAATATTTGAAATCAGATAGAATAAGGGACAATTCGAATATTTATTTAAATGATGGGGAGTATCTACTCGATAAACCTGCAAACATTAATAATGTTAGTATTTATGGTTCAAATAGTCAGAATACATCTATCATATATTCTGGTGTTGCTTTTGTTGTTTCAAAGAACTTAAATGTGGAAAATCTCACTTTATCAAAACTGACAATCAGAAATAGTGCAAATTTAATTTTAAAGAATGTTATTTTAGAGGATGGTAGAGGATATAATTCAAACAGATATAATAACTGTTATGGGGGTGCAATCTACTCAAGCAGTTCCAATGCCTTTGTAACAATCGATAATTGTACTTTTTTAAATGCCTATACTGAATATGGTGGTGCAATCTATCAGGATGGAGGTAAATTATTTATTGATAACTCAGAGTTTATCAATTGCTCTTCATTTAACTTTGGAGGTGCAATTGCAGGTATTAATACAAATGTAAGAATATCCAATTCCAAATTTTCAAATTCCTCTTCAAAAAAGGATGCTGGTGGTGCAGTTTATCTAAAAACATCATCACTTTCAGCAAGTGACATTCAAATTGAAAACTCCAATTCAACTTTCGGATCAGCAATATGTCTTCTCAAAACCAATTCAGTGCTTTCAAACATTAAAGCCAACAACAACCATGCCCAATTTTC harbors:
- a CDS encoding Ig-like domain-containing protein — translated: MIFVVISTLACVSAVDNSTVDMQQDNQMLYVDSTVDENGNGSEMSPFSSISVAVDNAGNNSHVILKKGIYKGSSNTGIVIDKDLTIESFDGGVTIDGENKNAFFKINSGCRLILNNIKFANAYAKDYIQLGAINNKGNLTIINSSFIKMNTVMGAIYNEGELCIQNSKMSDSTSKNMAQLITNIGNCTIINSKVLDNPYKSSGVENGVYNFNILKIVSSQVTLINSNNQFDEDSFKQAKISIVNSTISDLDVDGAVVNIFNSKFSGRNRFNNANVTISESSFAKDISILPVFNSNFTAIHSIFDVDISSGASNLNITYSAILGSISGGGLLGSLYAPYNWWGSNRGPAISYFKNYNTSLWAIASFEYPADEIPINPSQEFIVSLNKWCDGNNVYEFGVNEYIPQRTVSFESQNGKFMYSSLKINGSVNNYLVDNTLDSNVFAIIDSQRLTLTIGKGLSQYTYFVSPDGHDGPEDGSYEKPFLTLAYAFSKAGNGNTICMLPGLHKNIANCGLSIEKNLTVVGLGDNVVLQRANSYNIFDVKSWGSLCIKNIKFTVVDRAYSDVLIVVSGGKLDVINCSFTSISVPEVIYASGFAKVNIVDSIFSDIIGSAVSGNPVLTVNNSIFEKFSAFYHRSGVESYNCLFPVTKSIEIYNSLFRNNVMGIVNLRPMTYSSSPLLGATISDGVSYDVYAYIENSTFVGNVFREMNNYYSSNGIGLQIWEIHDSFHGFVNNCSFIDNEGSILIADSVNNSRFINNSGKSSGGGIFVKASLINNSLFMGNVNLYREGSGAYIGEGIASADLILNSVFIKNKAAFGGAVSDTKEIHYSVFFNNTAEYEGDDIYSYDGDVDYSSNWWGDNQKPGSDRIFKFLGTLTLNDWVIMTLEYVSSSEIRASLNHIRANSSTYLLNHNMPERLVRFSVEGGSISPEIALLINGSAYANLDYDRYTSDFKAYAQIDNQILDVDVRNANTRIVMEDIALKGNQNKFNLTLINVNGYRISNQNLVVEIIDKNNKSSTFTIKTDEKGFAEFNVDYPIGIYTANVKFLGNGFFDKCEASAKIEILPSITYINAYNHTYYGKNNKFQAFLTGENGIKLVNLTLTYTITDSKGNVKSVSVNTDSYGIGEVMLNLDVGQYSVKCEYLGNGWYLPSSCMVNIAIYPVRSNITAENVTLYGQGNIYNITLRDGYGTLIRGENVYVEISQGNASDKFTIKTNDDGVASLAINYLPGTYDVHVRFVGDELYGPSQASSVINVEKVLTIVSGFYHVKIPLNGLYNVVLTDMNGRRLINQSVVLNMYQGKLIKSYVANTDGNGEASFIIDLAEGNYLATMEYGGNNWYADSSSGATVIITKDAVLQNIQINASDLVQYYGEDKFFMINFNDPNAYTQYGKEILVTISSGGWQKAYSVYTDVFGLARLQINLNPGEYDVHYKYSNSYYNIFGEGFNKISVFKTPTTIFANDLIMNKKDSRIFEIFLRDVNNNPIKNMQINASIGKIKYNLTTNDEGIAKLILDLDVGEYIIKYAFDNPNYIASSSQSRILVVDSDKTPSTLISSDAIGFDSQTLNYVVNLKDSLDNGIASSQISLQLLTFEGNMVLFKSALTDEAGRASFDLDLDSGQYLVKVSFPGNNFYLGSSNTKTITIESKDNKVKTILYVGETQLSDSSKFYVVLSDMNGTLIKNASIKFMINNKQYLSKTDDMGRAYLNIGLSPNSYLIRAAFDGNEIFKESKVSAKVFISGLSTLLHAQKLVKYYRNGTQFHAILLDNDNNPLPGKTISVLLDGVYYNCTTDSKGWITLNIELKPGFYDVECYYYGSDASQNSFDKTNITVLSTVVGQDSVKYYSDGPYLNVTFLDGQGNPINNVSFIINVDSKNYHAILNGNVFYFNLNLEPGEHIISFTNPYDGLSVAYKLTVLPTVVADSLTKVFNNGSYYVASFVDKTGKPLKNRNVDIVINGLKYVEKTDSQGVVKLKMNLKPDRYLVTAINPLTKDYVENTVNVLPSIVQNKNVVMYYGSTKSYTVKIIGNDGKVVGSGKIVKFNVNGKTYKVKTNKKGIASLKLKLNVGKYTITAGYNGYKVSNKITVKSLLSAKNIVVKKSKVAKFKAKLVNKNAKPLNGKKITFKIKGKSYKVKTNKKGIAVLKLKLKVGKYVVKSSYGKSKITNKIIVKK